The proteins below are encoded in one region of Corynebacterium felinum:
- a CDS encoding cation:proton antiporter subunit C, producing MILSATIAILAAGGVYLVVQRGMLRIVLGMTLISHAVNLLILSAGVTSWRGEPFPSLTDFSLAADPLPQAFVLTAIVIAMATTTYMLTLSGLGRSDDTEAEVVADEDSPLQTLGRSTSFAELAASEAHVAKRAARRPQVDEGGHH from the coding sequence ATGATCCTTTCAGCAACTATTGCTATTTTGGCCGCTGGCGGGGTTTATCTCGTTGTGCAGCGCGGTATGCTGCGTATCGTTTTGGGGATGACCTTGATTAGTCACGCAGTTAACCTCTTGATTTTGAGTGCTGGTGTCACGTCGTGGCGTGGGGAACCTTTCCCTTCTTTGACTGATTTTTCTTTGGCTGCTGATCCGCTCCCCCAGGCGTTTGTTCTGACTGCCATCGTGATTGCTATGGCAACTACTACTTATATGTTGACGCTTTCGGGCTTGGGCCGTTCTGATGATACGGAAGCGGAAGTTGTTGCTGATGAAGATTCTCCTCTGCAGACTCTTGGCCGATCGACCTCTTTCGCCGAATTGGCGGCTAGTGAGGCTCATGTTGCCAAGCGGGCTGCTCGACGCCCTCAGGTGGATGAGGGAGGCCACCACTAA
- a CDS encoding DUF4040 family protein, translating to MSLIIVPALAALGVAAAPVLVRIFDRNAGWPLAGLFIVAAVLLMQQLPGILSGQPLTFTYTWVPDVLGEGIDAHVAMRADALSVFFALLALVVGSVVFIYSASYLPKLKGNTSFYTIMTAFMASILLLVFANDAVVLFVAWELVSLASFMLIARSGGKGGEQGSQRTLVLTFIGGLTLLVALAIASTQAGTTSIDGILASDFWSQSPALTSVIAILIAVSAFTKSAQLPFHFWLPEAMAAATPVSAFLHAAAVVKAGIYLLLRFSQVFHDVWVWNVVLIVVGMSTAVMASLFAIQKTDLKKLTAYSTVSHLGWIVATIGVGTPFALAAALVHTLAHALFKSSLFMLIGVVDHQTGTRDSARLGSCWRKLPFTFGSVVIAAGSMAALPPTLGFISKEGMLGAFEQAPLSSVAVWVLLAAASVGAFFTFTYSARIVFDGFVDGDRDMSEVREAPVKLWLPAALPGLLSLPLVAVVSLFDAPISAAVAAISSDPHTHLALWHGVNVPLLISLGVTIAGCVGIYYRKLLWSFVDGRAFAPYTGNHLLMRFNQSFSHVGKKLAKMADSLAPARHLAYLFGLLLLLGVSVIVSAWKSGDLFSIDGVPIQPRNPGADFVVDLVPLIIIALGVVFLLRTSTRMTAVLFIGAVGVGVTLQMLVLGAPDVALTQFLVEALVVVIMMMVVRQQPDTFHPTKQKRRIAGAILGVCVGVITFLVSFMMLGRHPRSEIGQWYLQQAPDITGGDNVVNTILVEFRAFDTLGELSVLGMAAIVIAAVVTSMPRYPFHPGTHPAPFGQSTVNAIPLKSLLKVLIPILLVLSALIFWRGHNEPGGGFIAALVAGCAMMLSYLSFPRDRRIFPVSTPIYLTGIGVITAVGAGFLGLLKGSFLYAIHGYFAGQHLTTAIIFDVGVYLAVLGMLSMAINALGGYLRPGMEYQDLNFTREDSPLWQPKKVPDSFDELHRLDSPAAKEIRAAAIRESDALKADDAAHAATISGSVPVEGEAKQ from the coding sequence GTGTCTTTGATCATTGTCCCTGCCCTTGCGGCGCTCGGCGTGGCCGCAGCACCTGTTTTGGTGAGGATCTTCGACCGTAACGCAGGCTGGCCTTTGGCTGGGCTGTTTATCGTCGCGGCCGTCTTACTGATGCAGCAGCTTCCTGGAATTTTATCTGGCCAGCCGCTTACTTTTACTTACACGTGGGTTCCCGATGTTCTTGGGGAAGGCATTGATGCGCACGTGGCCATGCGTGCCGATGCGTTGAGTGTTTTCTTCGCCTTACTTGCCTTGGTGGTGGGTTCGGTTGTGTTCATTTATTCTGCTTCTTATCTTCCGAAGCTGAAAGGTAACACGAGCTTCTACACGATTATGACGGCCTTTATGGCCTCGATTCTTCTTCTTGTGTTTGCAAACGATGCGGTTGTGTTGTTTGTGGCCTGGGAATTGGTGTCGTTAGCGTCGTTCATGTTGATTGCTCGCTCTGGCGGTAAGGGTGGCGAGCAGGGTTCACAACGCACACTGGTATTGACGTTTATCGGTGGTTTGACGTTGCTCGTTGCTTTGGCGATTGCATCCACTCAAGCTGGCACGACCAGTATTGATGGGATCTTGGCCTCTGATTTCTGGTCGCAGTCTCCTGCTCTTACCTCTGTTATTGCGATTTTGATTGCAGTTTCTGCTTTTACAAAGTCCGCCCAGTTGCCGTTTCACTTTTGGTTGCCTGAAGCAATGGCTGCGGCAACCCCAGTGTCGGCGTTCTTGCATGCTGCCGCTGTGGTGAAGGCGGGTATTTACCTGCTTCTGCGTTTCAGCCAGGTGTTCCATGATGTGTGGGTTTGGAATGTTGTGTTGATCGTGGTGGGCATGTCCACTGCGGTGATGGCTTCGTTGTTTGCGATTCAAAAAACTGATTTGAAGAAGTTAACGGCGTACTCCACGGTGTCGCATCTTGGTTGGATTGTGGCCACGATTGGCGTGGGCACTCCTTTCGCCCTAGCTGCAGCTTTGGTGCATACTTTGGCGCACGCATTGTTTAAGTCCTCACTGTTCATGTTGATCGGTGTCGTCGATCATCAAACTGGTACGCGTGATTCTGCGCGTCTTGGTTCGTGTTGGCGCAAGCTTCCGTTTACGTTCGGCTCGGTTGTCATTGCGGCTGGCTCCATGGCTGCTCTGCCGCCGACGTTGGGTTTTATTTCCAAAGAGGGAATGTTAGGTGCGTTTGAGCAAGCACCGCTTTCTTCTGTGGCGGTGTGGGTTTTGCTCGCTGCTGCTTCGGTGGGTGCGTTCTTCACGTTCACGTATTCTGCCCGTATCGTTTTTGATGGTTTTGTTGATGGCGATCGCGACATGTCCGAGGTGCGGGAGGCTCCTGTTAAGCTATGGCTTCCTGCGGCGTTGCCGGGGTTGCTTTCGTTGCCGTTGGTTGCTGTTGTTTCGCTTTTCGACGCCCCCATCTCGGCAGCGGTTGCCGCTATTTCTTCTGATCCTCATACCCACCTTGCCTTGTGGCATGGGGTGAATGTTCCACTGCTGATTTCTCTTGGTGTCACCATTGCCGGATGTGTGGGTATTTACTACCGGAAGCTCCTGTGGAGTTTCGTTGACGGGCGTGCTTTTGCACCGTACACCGGCAATCATTTGCTCATGCGCTTTAACCAGAGCTTTAGCCATGTTGGTAAGAAACTTGCAAAGATGGCTGATTCTCTTGCCCCAGCGCGTCATTTGGCTTATCTGTTTGGCCTTTTGCTCCTCTTGGGTGTGAGTGTGATTGTTAGTGCGTGGAAGTCGGGCGACCTTTTCAGCATTGATGGTGTGCCGATTCAACCGCGTAACCCAGGTGCCGATTTTGTTGTTGATCTCGTGCCTTTGATCATCATTGCGTTGGGTGTTGTGTTCTTGTTGCGCACCTCCACACGCATGACTGCGGTGTTGTTTATTGGCGCTGTAGGTGTCGGCGTGACTTTGCAAATGTTGGTTCTTGGTGCTCCGGATGTTGCGTTGACGCAGTTCCTAGTGGAGGCGCTGGTGGTTGTCATCATGATGATGGTGGTTCGTCAGCAGCCTGATACTTTCCATCCGACGAAGCAAAAGCGCCGGATTGCTGGTGCCATTCTTGGTGTGTGCGTCGGTGTGATTACGTTCCTTGTCTCCTTCATGATGTTGGGTCGGCACCCACGTAGTGAGATTGGTCAGTGGTATCTTCAGCAAGCCCCTGACATTACGGGGGGCGATAACGTCGTGAACACCATTTTGGTGGAGTTCCGTGCGTTCGATACGTTGGGCGAGTTGAGTGTGCTGGGTATGGCGGCGATTGTGATTGCCGCGGTTGTTACGTCTATGCCTCGCTATCCCTTCCATCCTGGTACGCATCCTGCGCCGTTCGGACAGTCGACAGTGAACGCGATTCCGCTGAAGAGTTTGCTCAAGGTTTTGATTCCAATTCTTCTTGTGTTGAGTGCGTTGATCTTCTGGCGCGGCCATAATGAGCCTGGTGGTGGCTTTATTGCGGCGCTGGTGGCTGGTTGTGCGATGATGCTCAGTTACTTAAGCTTCCCGCGTGATCGTCGTATTTTCCCTGTGTCTACTCCGATTTATCTCACTGGCATTGGTGTTATCACTGCAGTGGGTGCCGGTTTCCTTGGGTTGCTTAAGGGATCGTTCCTGTATGCCATTCATGGGTATTTTGCTGGGCAGCATCTGACCACTGCGATAATTTTCGATGTGGGTGTCTACTTAGCTGTTTTGGGCATGCTGTCGATGGCTATTAACGCATTGGGTGGCTATTTGCGCCCTGGTATGGAATATCAAGATTTGAATTTCACAAGGGAAGATTCGCCGTTGTGGCAGCCGAAGAAGGTGCCTGATTCTTTTGATGAGTTGCACCGTCTTGATTCCCCTGCGGCAAAGGAAATTCGTGCTGCAGCTATTCGTGAATCTGATGCGTTAAAGGCAGATGATGCGGCGCATGCAGCTACTATTTCGGGTTCGGTTCCCGTAGAAGGAGAGGCGAAGCAATGA
- a CDS encoding OPT family oligopeptide transporter, translated as MSAPPTTAKASPIRELTIRGIILGGLITLVFTAANVYLGLKVGLTFATSIPAAVISMAILRRFNNHSVVENNIVQTIASAAGTLSAIIFVLPGLIMIGFWSGFPYWTTAAVCAIGGILGVMYSIPLRRALVTGSDLPYPEGVAAAEVLKVGDDNADEASLEENQKGLKVILAGGLASAGFTLLAAMKAVAGGVTYPFKLFGGASMAGASLSLALIGVGHLVGVGVGIAMIVGLIISYGALLPIFSSDAVSAMSTNDDLGSIVGTTFSGEVRFIGAGAMAVAAVWTLLKIIAPIVKGIKESLQASKLCHNGAEVPLTERDIPFTIVIGTIIASMLPVGALLYLFVHASEIAHHTTTLIILSIVFVLLIGLIVASVCGYMAGLIGASNSPISGVGIIVVLASALLIKVVTGNEHETNAPALVAYTLFTSAVVFGIATISNDNLQDLKTGQLVGATPWKQQVALIIGVLFGSIIIPPVLQLMLTGFGFQGMEGAGPNALAAPQASLLSSVANGIFGNSLDWNLIGLGAAIGVGVIIVDEILKKATHGRFYLPPLAVGMGMYLPIALTLIVPIGAFIGLAYNKWSDKQSSPEFAKRMGTLLATGLIVGESLFGVLNAAIIGAVGTEDALAFFDFGALANILGIVVFTGATVVLYRWVKAKAS; from the coding sequence GTGTCTGCGCCCCCTACTACAGCTAAGGCTTCGCCTATTCGCGAACTCACGATTCGCGGCATTATCCTCGGTGGTCTCATCACCTTAGTATTCACCGCCGCAAATGTTTACCTTGGCCTTAAAGTTGGTTTGACCTTTGCCACCTCGATTCCCGCAGCCGTGATTTCCATGGCGATTCTGCGCCGATTCAACAATCACTCCGTGGTGGAAAACAACATCGTACAAACCATCGCTTCCGCTGCCGGAACTCTCTCCGCCATCATCTTCGTCCTTCCCGGCCTGATCATGATCGGCTTCTGGTCTGGGTTCCCCTACTGGACCACCGCAGCAGTCTGTGCCATTGGCGGCATTCTTGGCGTGATGTACTCAATCCCTCTTCGCCGCGCACTGGTCACCGGTTCTGATCTGCCCTACCCCGAAGGTGTCGCTGCCGCTGAGGTACTCAAGGTAGGCGACGATAACGCCGATGAAGCCTCCTTGGAAGAAAACCAAAAAGGCCTGAAGGTCATCTTGGCAGGTGGTTTGGCCTCTGCTGGCTTCACTCTCTTAGCCGCCATGAAAGCTGTCGCCGGTGGCGTTACCTACCCCTTCAAGCTCTTTGGTGGCGCATCCATGGCAGGTGCTTCCCTTTCGCTCGCATTGATCGGCGTGGGGCATCTCGTGGGCGTCGGCGTGGGTATTGCGATGATCGTCGGACTGATCATTTCTTATGGTGCTTTGCTACCAATTTTCTCCTCCGATGCTGTTAGTGCAATGTCCACGAATGATGATTTGGGGTCCATCGTTGGCACTACGTTCTCCGGCGAAGTTCGCTTCATTGGCGCTGGCGCTATGGCAGTTGCTGCCGTTTGGACGCTACTGAAGATCATTGCCCCTATTGTCAAGGGCATTAAGGAATCACTGCAGGCTTCGAAGCTGTGTCACAATGGTGCGGAAGTACCACTGACTGAACGCGATATCCCCTTCACTATCGTTATTGGAACCATCATTGCATCGATGCTTCCTGTGGGCGCTTTGCTCTACCTGTTTGTTCATGCATCTGAAATTGCGCACCACACCACCACGCTAATCATCCTCAGCATCGTGTTCGTTCTCCTGATCGGATTGATCGTGGCCAGCGTCTGTGGCTATATGGCTGGTTTGATCGGTGCCTCCAATTCCCCGATCTCTGGCGTGGGCATTATTGTGGTGTTGGCTTCCGCCCTGCTGATCAAGGTTGTTACTGGTAATGAACACGAGACCAATGCCCCTGCTTTGGTCGCGTATACCCTGTTTACTTCCGCAGTGGTGTTCGGTATTGCCACGATCTCGAACGATAATTTGCAAGATCTCAAGACTGGTCAACTCGTAGGCGCTACTCCTTGGAAGCAGCAGGTAGCGCTGATCATTGGTGTGTTGTTTGGATCGATCATCATCCCACCTGTGCTTCAGCTCATGCTGACAGGCTTTGGATTCCAGGGCATGGAAGGTGCTGGCCCGAATGCTTTGGCTGCGCCACAAGCATCCCTGCTGTCTTCTGTCGCGAACGGCATTTTTGGTAATTCTCTTGATTGGAACCTCATCGGCCTTGGTGCTGCCATTGGTGTTGGTGTCATTATTGTTGATGAAATCTTGAAGAAAGCAACCCATGGTCGCTTCTATCTTCCACCGCTAGCCGTTGGCATGGGCATGTATCTGCCGATCGCGCTGACGCTGATCGTGCCGATTGGCGCGTTCATTGGCCTGGCGTACAACAAGTGGTCCGATAAGCAATCCAGCCCTGAATTCGCCAAGCGTATGGGCACGTTGCTTGCCACGGGTCTTATCGTGGGCGAGTCTTTGTTCGGTGTCCTCAACGCCGCGATTATCGGTGCTGTAGGAACAGAAGACGCACTTGCCTTCTTTGACTTCGGAGCTCTAGCCAACATTCTTGGCATTGTCGTCTTCACCGGCGCAACTGTTGTTCTCTACCGCTGGGTCAAAGCTAAAGCCAGCTAA
- a CDS encoding monovalent cation/H+ antiporter subunit D family protein, translating into MNLSFVLPLFVGFPLLAVACAAIAPWRFVRDGLALLTPVATAIGGGWLFAYTGVHGTVAHSVGLYVGGVAIPFAGDQFAALMVVTTSVVAFAANWFAIVVGETRARFYSSLSIMLLAGVMGALLTADLFNFFVFIEVMLLPSYGLLAMTGTWARLSAGRTFVLVNLATSTVLLAGVGIVYGVTGSVNMAALKGAAAGNGPATVAMGIVVVAMVVKAGIFPVHTWLPRSYPATSASVMALFSGLHTKVAVYILFRIYVIIFDLDARWFTLIMVVSVLGMIMGSFAGLAENSIRRVLAYQMVNGMPFIVVALAFVSGNERAALAAGIVYMLHHMITVGSLILCAGAIEETYGKDNLRKLSGIAKRDPWVAAVFAAGAFSIVGFPPFSGLWAKVFLVITIARADSVAAWIVIGVIVVASFAAFLAMLRIWRKVFWGGVMNKERVPANLRVPFLRLAPAAFMIMLSFAMFIGAGSLLTAAQNGAQQLMDSDGYASAVLVTDKGPAVGVVQGGGQ; encoded by the coding sequence ATGAATCTCAGCTTTGTTCTTCCTCTTTTTGTAGGTTTTCCGCTGTTGGCGGTGGCTTGTGCAGCTATCGCGCCGTGGAGGTTTGTTCGTGATGGATTAGCGTTGCTTACACCTGTGGCTACGGCTATTGGTGGTGGGTGGCTTTTTGCTTACACCGGTGTCCATGGAACTGTTGCTCATTCTGTGGGTTTGTATGTCGGTGGGGTTGCTATCCCTTTTGCGGGTGATCAGTTTGCCGCTTTAATGGTGGTGACCACCTCTGTGGTGGCTTTTGCCGCTAACTGGTTTGCGATTGTGGTGGGTGAGACTCGTGCGCGTTTCTACTCCTCGCTATCGATTATGCTGCTTGCAGGTGTGATGGGCGCTCTGCTGACTGCGGATTTGTTTAACTTCTTCGTGTTCATTGAGGTTATGCTGCTGCCTTCCTATGGTTTGTTGGCAATGACCGGTACGTGGGCGCGACTATCTGCCGGGCGTACTTTTGTGCTGGTTAATTTGGCTACGTCGACTGTGCTATTGGCTGGCGTAGGCATTGTGTATGGCGTGACTGGTTCCGTGAACATGGCGGCGCTTAAGGGCGCTGCTGCTGGTAATGGGCCTGCAACTGTGGCTATGGGCATTGTGGTTGTTGCGATGGTGGTGAAGGCTGGCATTTTCCCTGTGCATACTTGGTTGCCTCGTTCGTATCCTGCGACTTCCGCGAGTGTAATGGCTCTGTTTTCCGGCCTACACACCAAGGTTGCGGTGTATATTTTGTTCCGCATCTATGTGATCATTTTTGATTTGGATGCTCGCTGGTTCACGTTGATTATGGTTGTCAGCGTGCTTGGTATGATCATGGGTTCATTTGCTGGTTTGGCTGAAAACTCGATTCGTCGTGTGCTGGCTTATCAAATGGTCAACGGTATGCCGTTTATTGTGGTAGCACTTGCGTTTGTTTCTGGTAACGAGCGTGCTGCTTTGGCGGCAGGCATTGTGTACATGCTGCATCACATGATCACTGTTGGTTCTTTGATCTTATGTGCTGGTGCTATTGAGGAAACGTACGGTAAAGATAACCTGCGCAAATTGTCGGGTATCGCTAAGCGTGATCCTTGGGTGGCTGCGGTATTTGCGGCTGGCGCTTTCTCTATTGTGGGCTTCCCCCCATTTTCCGGCCTGTGGGCGAAAGTGTTTTTGGTCATCACTATTGCGCGTGCTGATAGTGTTGCCGCGTGGATCGTCATTGGTGTGATCGTGGTTGCTTCCTTCGCAGCGTTCTTGGCCATGTTACGTATTTGGCGCAAGGTATTTTGGGGCGGTGTTATGAACAAGGAACGTGTCCCGGCCAACCTTCGTGTGCCATTCCTTCGGTTGGCACCTGCCGCGTTCATGATTATGTTGTCTTTCGCCATGTTCATTGGCGCGGGTTCTTTGCTTACAGCCGCGCAGAATGGTGCGCAGCAATTGATGGATTCTGACGGCTATGCTTCAGCAGTTTTGGTCACGGATAAGGGCCCTGCTGTGGGTGTTGTTCAAGGTGGTGGACAGTAA